Genomic window (Dyadobacter fanqingshengii):
CTATTCCTTACTTTCACTTATTTTCTGCACACGATCGGAGAATTGTGTGTAAGCCCGGTTGGATTAAGCTCTTATACAAAACTTGCCCCAAAACGCTATGTAAGTCAATTGATGGGCATCTGGTTCGTAGGCGCATCACTGGGTAACCTCATTGCCGGGATATTTGCGGGAGGATTTGACGAAGAAAATATTATGCAAATGCCTGCCCTGTTCAATCAGGTGGCGATTATAACGACGATTTTTGGCCTTATCCTCCTTGTTTTCTGGAAGCCTATCAAAGGATGGATGGGCGGAATTTCGTAATTAACTTATTAACATTCAATACATTAACAAAATGAAATTAGCCAATCTATGTTATTCTGCACTGGCTTTGTCGCTTGCCATGTCAGCTTGCAAGAAAGAAGCCGACCAGGAATCTGCACGGGAAAAAGTCCCCGGATTTGACACGAGTTCGCTCGATTCAACCATTAAGGTTTGTGACGATTTTGACAGTTATGCCAATGGCGGCTGGAAAAAAAACAACCCGATTCCCGGTACAGAGAGTCGTTGGGGCGCTTTTAATGTGCTTGATAAAGAAAATAAAGAGGTTCGGCTCAAAGGGATTATCCAGGAAATTGTCAAAGTCGAAGACCGGAAAAAGGGAAGCGAAGAGCAGCAAATTGCAGATTATTATCAATCCTATCTGGATACAGTTACGATCGAAAAGCGCTCCATTGCGCCGTTAAAGGAATATCTTGACAAAATCAATGGTATACAATCGCTCAAAGACCTGGCTTCGGTTTCGGGGGAGCTGCAAAAAATAGGCGTTCCTTCGGTTTTGGGCATGAGTGTGGATGCTGATTTGAGAAACAGTAAAGTGAATGTGCTTTACGGCGGTCAGGGTGGGTTAAGTCTCGGAGAAAGAAGTTATTACGACCGCACGGATTCCAGCACAGTAAAAGTGCGTGAAGAATTTGTCAAACATGTTGATAAAATGTTCTCGCTGGCAACATTCCCGGATCAAAAGGCTGGGCAGACAATCCTGGATTTTGAGACTAAGCTGGCAAAACTGCAATTGACCAATGTGGAACTCCGCGACCCGGTTAAAACTTATAACAAGATGTCTTTCAAGGGTTTCCAATCACTCGCTCCCGATTTTGACCTGGAAGCATTTGCTGACAAACAAGACATTAAAACGGACAGCATTGTCATTGAAAACAAGGCTTACCTGCAAAATGTAAACAAATTGCTGAAAGCAACGCCTATTGCAACATTGAAGCTCTATGCGAAATGGCAATTACTTTCAAGGTTTGCCGGCTTTCTGCCGAAAAGCTTTGATCAGGAAAACTTCCGCTTTTTCAGCACAGTCATGCGTGGCACCAAGCAGCAAAAAGCACGGATGGAACGTGCTATCCGCTCAACGGACGGACTTTTAGGAATGCCTTTGGGAAAATTATTCTCTAAAAAATATTTCCCTGAAGAAGATAAAAAGAAAGTTTCCGATATGATCGAAAACGTGCGTACGGTGTACGGCGAGCGTATTGACAAACTTACCTGGATGAGTGATTCAACGAAAGCAAAAGCGCACAAAAAGCTTAAAGCATTTACATACAAAATCGGTTATCCCGACAAGTGGAAAGACTATTCATCCATTGATGTCGTGAAGGATAAATTGTTTGAAAATGTCGTTGCTGCGTCACTTTACTTGCATAAGGAAGAAGTTGACAAAATTGGCAAGCCAGTGGATAAAGCGGAATGGTTC
Coding sequences:
- a CDS encoding M13 family metallopeptidase; this translates as MKLANLCYSALALSLAMSACKKEADQESAREKVPGFDTSSLDSTIKVCDDFDSYANGGWKKNNPIPGTESRWGAFNVLDKENKEVRLKGIIQEIVKVEDRKKGSEEQQIADYYQSYLDTVTIEKRSIAPLKEYLDKINGIQSLKDLASVSGELQKIGVPSVLGMSVDADLRNSKVNVLYGGQGGLSLGERSYYDRTDSSTVKVREEFVKHVDKMFSLATFPDQKAGQTILDFETKLAKLQLTNVELRDPVKTYNKMSFKGFQSLAPDFDLEAFADKQDIKTDSIVIENKAYLQNVNKLLKATPIATLKLYAKWQLLSRFAGFLPKSFDQENFRFFSTVMRGTKQQKARMERAIRSTDGLLGMPLGKLFSKKYFPEEDKKKVSDMIENVRTVYGERIDKLTWMSDSTKAKAHKKLKAFTYKIGYPDKWKDYSSIDVVKDKLFENVVAASLYLHKEEVDKIGKPVDKAEWFMTPQTVNAYYNPLNNEIVFPAGILQPPFYNRDADDAINYGGIIAVIGHEFTHGFDDQGSQFDDEGNLKNWWTASDRANFDKLTKKYIDYFSEIEALPGFKINGALTIGENVADLGGLTLAYYALEKSLKGKAEPAHIDGFNWKQRFFLGWAQVWHMNTTNEALRNQVQTDPHSPAKDRINGPMPHLKEFEAAWKCTPGSKMILPDSARIVIW